One window from the genome of Streptococcus halotolerans encodes:
- the trpX gene encoding tryptophan ABC transporter substrate-binding protein, producing MKNKAVIGTLAVLVLMVLGSICYDLGQANTNADQAKGEKVKVGILQFVTHDALDAISAGISKGLEESGYDKDKVVIDYVNAEADQSKIQTMSKQLVANGNDVLVGVATPAAQGLANATKEIPVVMGAISDPVGAKLVSNLKHPSANVTGVSNQVPVAQEVDLITQLTPKAKTIGVLYASSEDNSQSQVDQFETLAKEKGLTVKSYAVPSTNEITSTMSVMTGKVDAIFIPQDNTIASAMKTVAASANKAKLPVYVVDDSMVKNGGFAAVGQNQFALGVETGKMVAQLLDGKAVKDIPVNVINTGTPTLNLKVAKELGITIPKEIMDVAEISVKADQ from the coding sequence ATGAAAAATAAAGCAGTCATCGGAACATTAGCCGTTTTGGTATTGATGGTCCTTGGTTCCATCTGTTATGACTTAGGTCAAGCTAATACCAATGCTGATCAGGCTAAGGGCGAAAAAGTTAAAGTTGGTATTTTACAGTTTGTGACCCATGATGCTCTAGATGCCATCAGTGCTGGCATTTCGAAAGGTCTCGAAGAGTCAGGTTATGATAAGGACAAAGTGGTGATTGATTATGTCAATGCTGAAGCAGACCAATCAAAAATCCAAACCATGAGTAAACAGCTTGTGGCAAACGGAAATGATGTGCTTGTTGGGGTTGCCACGCCAGCTGCTCAAGGCCTGGCTAATGCGACTAAGGAGATACCAGTTGTCATGGGAGCTATTTCTGATCCGGTTGGTGCCAAATTGGTTTCTAATTTAAAACACCCATCAGCCAATGTTACAGGTGTCTCAAATCAAGTACCAGTAGCTCAAGAAGTTGATTTAATCACTCAATTAACACCTAAAGCTAAAACGATTGGTGTTCTCTATGCCAGCAGTGAAGATAATTCACAAAGTCAAGTCGATCAATTTGAAACATTGGCCAAAGAAAAAGGATTAACAGTTAAAAGCTACGCCGTCCCATCCACCAATGAAATCACTTCAACCATGTCTGTCATGACAGGAAAAGTAGATGCCATTTTCATCCCGCAAGATAATACTATTGCTAGTGCGATGAAAACAGTCGCAGCTTCTGCTAATAAGGCAAAATTACCAGTTTACGTTGTCGATGATAGTATGGTTAAAAATGGTGGTTTTGCAGCTGTAGGGCAAAATCAATTTGCTTTAGGCGTTGAAACAGGGAAAATGGTTGCCCAGTTACTTGATGGCAAAGCCGTCAAAGATATCCCAGTTAATGTTATTAATACTGGAACACCTACGCTTAATTTGAAAGTGGCTAAAGAGCTTGGTATCACTATTCCAAAAGAGATTATGGATGTGGCAGAGATTTCGGTTAAAGCTGATCAGTAA
- a CDS encoding ABC transporter permease gives MIISSISQGLLYGILGLGIYLTFRILDFPDLTTEGSFPLGGAVAVTLLNMGWHPLLATLVAILAGCLAGLVTGLLYTKGSIPTILAGILVMTSINSVMLMIMGRANLGLLDIKPVQDLLPFGTSYNLLVLGLIATITVIIFLIVFLNTRLGQAYIATGDNRDMAKSFGINTDRMEVMGLVVSNGIIALSGALISQQDGYADVSKGIGVIVIGLASIIIGEVVYASDLTFLERLVTIVIGAIFYQFLITAVIALGFNTNYLKLFSAIVLSICLIVPVLKNKVFKGAKVTR, from the coding sequence ATGATTATTTCGTCAATTTCACAAGGTCTTTTATATGGGATTCTTGGTTTGGGGATTTACCTGACCTTTCGAATCCTAGATTTTCCCGATTTAACTACAGAAGGATCATTTCCGCTGGGCGGTGCAGTTGCTGTCACTCTCCTCAATATGGGATGGCATCCGCTTTTGGCAACACTAGTTGCTATTTTGGCTGGGTGTTTGGCTGGCTTGGTAACGGGGCTCCTTTATACGAAGGGGAGCATTCCGACAATCTTAGCGGGAATATTGGTCATGACCTCTATCAACTCAGTCATGCTTATGATTATGGGACGGGCCAATCTTGGTCTTCTCGATATCAAACCTGTCCAGGACTTACTGCCATTTGGCACTAGTTACAATCTCTTAGTACTTGGTCTTATAGCTACCATTACAGTCATTATCTTTTTGATTGTGTTTCTCAACACTCGTTTGGGGCAAGCCTATATTGCGACTGGAGATAATCGTGATATGGCAAAGAGTTTCGGCATTAACACTGACCGTATGGAAGTCATGGGCTTGGTCGTGTCCAATGGTATTATCGCTCTATCCGGAGCGTTAATCAGTCAACAAGATGGGTATGCGGATGTTTCTAAAGGGATTGGGGTTATCGTTATCGGCTTAGCGAGTATCATTATCGGTGAGGTCGTTTATGCTAGCGATTTGACCTTCTTGGAACGCTTGGTGACGATTGTTATAGGGGCTATTTTCTATCAATTCTTGATAACAGCAGTGATAGCACTTGGTTTTAACACTAATTACCTAAAACTCTTCAGTGCTATTGTCCTTTCTATTTGCTTAATCGTACCAGTTTTAAAGAATAAAGTATTCAAGGGGGCTAAAGTAACACGATGA
- a CDS encoding ribonuclease J — protein sequence MSDIKIMALGGVRENGKNLYIAEVNDAIFVLDAGLKYPENEQLGVDVVIPNLDYLVDHKDRVQGVFLTHGHADAIGALPYVISEMNVPVFGSELTIELAKLMVKNNSSVKKFNNFHVVDSDTEIEFEDAVVSFFKTTHSIPESLGIVVGTKEGNIVYTGDFKFDQAARDEYRTDFARLTEIGREGVLALLADSANATSTEQVASESEVGLEIDQVIGDAQGRVIVAAVSSNLARIQQVFDAAANYGRRVVLTGFDVENIVRTAIRLKKLSIADERIMVKPKEMVKFEDHELVILETGRMGEPINSLEKMAIGRHRYVNIKDGDLVYIVTTPSIAKEAVVARMENMIYKAGGSVKLITQNLRVSGHANGRDLQLMLNLIKPKYLFPIQGEYRDLAAHADMAEETGMFPENIYIMKRGDIMHLSDQGFLHEGAVPAGDVMIDGNAIGDVGNIVLRDRKVLSEDGIFIVAMTVNKKERKIVSRAKINTRGFVYVKKSRDILRESADLVNTTVENYLAEDGFDWGELKGQVRDEISKFLFDQTKRRPAILPVIMEVR from the coding sequence ATGAGCGATATTAAAATTATGGCTTTGGGTGGGGTTCGAGAAAATGGAAAGAACCTTTATATCGCTGAAGTCAATGATGCCATTTTTGTATTAGATGCTGGGTTAAAATACCCGGAAAACGAGCAGTTAGGGGTTGATGTGGTCATTCCTAATCTCGATTACCTCGTTGATCATAAGGATCGTGTTCAAGGTGTCTTTTTAACGCATGGACATGCGGATGCTATTGGTGCGCTTCCTTATGTGATTTCGGAAATGAACGTTCCAGTTTTTGGGTCGGAGTTGACTATTGAGTTGGCTAAGTTGATGGTCAAAAACAATTCATCTGTTAAAAAATTCAATAATTTCCATGTGGTCGATAGTGACACTGAGATTGAATTTGAAGATGCAGTCGTATCTTTCTTTAAGACCACTCACTCCATTCCAGAAAGTTTAGGGATTGTTGTTGGTACTAAAGAAGGCAATATTGTCTACACTGGTGACTTCAAGTTTGACCAGGCTGCACGTGATGAATACCGTACGGATTTTGCTCGTTTGACTGAAATTGGTCGAGAGGGTGTCTTGGCTCTTTTGGCAGATTCTGCTAATGCGACGAGTACAGAACAAGTGGCTAGTGAATCTGAAGTTGGTCTTGAAATCGACCAAGTTATTGGCGATGCGCAAGGTCGTGTTATCGTAGCAGCTGTTTCAAGTAACTTAGCTCGAATTCAACAGGTTTTTGATGCAGCAGCTAATTATGGACGCCGTGTTGTTTTGACAGGGTTTGATGTGGAAAACATTGTTCGAACAGCTATCCGTCTTAAAAAATTGAGTATCGCTGATGAGCGTATTATGGTGAAGCCAAAAGAAATGGTTAAGTTTGAAGACCATGAATTGGTTATCTTAGAAACTGGGCGCATGGGTGAGCCAATCAATAGTCTAGAGAAAATGGCTATTGGCCGACATCGTTATGTCAATATTAAAGATGGTGATTTGGTATACATTGTAACGACACCAAGTATTGCGAAAGAAGCTGTTGTAGCGCGGATGGAGAACATGATTTACAAGGCCGGAGGTTCTGTGAAATTGATTACGCAAAACCTGCGCGTGTCCGGACATGCTAATGGTCGTGATTTGCAGTTGATGCTAAACCTCATCAAACCAAAATACCTCTTCCCAATTCAAGGAGAATACCGTGATCTAGCAGCACATGCAGACATGGCTGAAGAAACTGGGATGTTCCCAGAAAACATCTACATCATGAAACGAGGTGACATCATGCACCTTTCTGATCAAGGCTTTTTACATGAAGGAGCAGTACCTGCAGGCGATGTCATGATTGATGGAAATGCTATTGGTGATGTTGGGAATATCGTTCTGCGTGACCGTAAAGTATTATCAGAAGATGGCATCTTTATCGTTGCCATGACTGTTAACAAAAAAGAACGCAAGATTGTCTCACGTGCAAAAATCAATACGCGTGGTTTTGTTTACGTTAAGAAGAGTCGTGACATTTTACGGGAATCGGCTGATTTGGTCAACACAACTGTTGAAAATTATCTTGCAGAAGATGGCTTTGATTGGGGCGAACTCAAAGGACAGGTTCGTGATGAGATTAGCAAGTTCTTATTTGATCAAACCAAACGCCGTCCAGCCATTTTACCGGTTATTATGGAAGTTCGCTAA
- a CDS encoding ABC transporter ATP-binding protein, producing MTKIVELQKATVRVHNGSNDYKTILDEVDLTIYEHDFITILGGNGAGKSTLFNVIAGTLMLTSGSIFIMGEDVTNWTAEKRAKYLARVFQDPKMGTAPRMTVAENLLVAKYRGEKRGLIPRRIHQFKDEFQELISKIGNGIENHLETPTGFLSGGQRQALSLLMATIKRPNLLLLDEHTAALDPKTSVSLMNLTEAFIQKDKLTALMITHRMEDALKYGNRLIVMKDGKIVQDRTAEEKAGLSIADYYQVFE from the coding sequence ATGACAAAAATAGTTGAATTGCAAAAAGCAACTGTCCGAGTTCACAATGGTTCAAATGATTACAAAACGATTTTGGATGAAGTGGATTTGACTATCTACGAACATGATTTTATTACCATTTTAGGGGGGAATGGTGCCGGAAAGTCCACCCTTTTTAATGTGATAGCAGGGACACTAATGTTAACCAGCGGTAGCATTTTCATTATGGGTGAGGACGTGACCAACTGGACGGCTGAGAAACGGGCTAAATATCTTGCTCGCGTTTTTCAGGATCCTAAAATGGGAACAGCTCCCCGCATGACTGTAGCTGAAAACCTTTTAGTAGCCAAATACCGCGGCGAAAAACGTGGATTGATACCAAGACGCATCCACCAGTTTAAGGATGAATTCCAAGAACTGATTAGCAAAATTGGTAATGGCATTGAGAACCATTTGGAAACGCCAACCGGTTTTTTGTCAGGCGGTCAACGTCAGGCACTTAGTTTACTAATGGCTACCATTAAACGTCCCAATTTGTTGCTATTAGATGAGCATACGGCGGCTTTAGATCCCAAAACTAGTGTATCACTCATGAACTTGACAGAAGCTTTTATCCAAAAGGATAAGTTAACCGCCCTTATGATTACTCACCGTATGGAAGATGCACTCAAATACGGAAACCGTCTCATTGTCATGAAAGATGGCAAAATCGTGCAAGATAGGACAGCTGAAGAAAAAGCAGGGCTGTCGATCGCTGATTATTACCAAGTGTTTGAGTGA
- a CDS encoding Rqc2 family fibronectin-binding protein, with the protein MSFDGFFLHHLTKELQESILHGRIQKVNQPFDRELVLTIRNNRQNYKLLLSAHPVFGRVQTTKADFQNPQNPNTYTMIMRKYLQGAVIEAVTQIENDRILEIAVSNKNEIGDHVKVTLVIEIMGKHSNIILIDKNESKIIESIKHVGFSQNSYRTILPGSSYIAPPKTDALNPFTVEDSKLFEILQTTDLSVKNLQQAFQGLGRDTAKALSEKLTNADQKLKTFRTFFAQECQPNLTQKSFSAVAFSDSSQFFDSLSELMDHFYQEKAEQDRISQQASDLIHRVQNELEKNRKKLVKQEAELAATESAEDFRQKGELLTTYMAMVPNDKDSVTLDNYYTGEPITIALDLTLSPNQNAQRYFKKYQKLKEAVKHLKGLIEETKQSIAYFESVDVNLSQATMDDIGDIREELIEFGFMRRRSTDKRHKRKKPEQYLASDGQTIIMVGRNNLQNEELTFKMAKKGELWFHAKDIPGSHVLIKDNLDPSDDVKTDAAELAAYYSKARLSNLVQVDMIEAKKLHKPTAAKPGFVTYTGQKTLRVTPTEEKIQSMKMPRQS; encoded by the coding sequence ATGTCTTTCGACGGCTTTTTTTTACATCATTTAACCAAAGAATTACAAGAATCCATCTTACACGGACGGATTCAAAAAGTTAACCAGCCTTTTGACCGTGAGTTGGTCCTAACGATTCGCAACAATCGTCAAAATTACAAGTTGCTCCTGTCCGCCCATCCCGTTTTTGGACGGGTTCAGACCACAAAGGCAGATTTTCAAAATCCGCAAAATCCAAATACTTATACGATGATTATGCGTAAGTATCTGCAAGGAGCTGTCATTGAAGCGGTTACTCAGATTGAAAATGACCGGATTTTAGAAATCGCTGTTTCTAATAAAAATGAAATCGGAGATCACGTTAAAGTAACTCTGGTCATCGAAATCATGGGCAAACACAGCAACATCATCTTAATTGATAAAAATGAAAGCAAAATCATCGAGTCTATCAAACACGTTGGCTTTTCGCAAAACTCTTATCGCACCATTTTACCAGGATCAAGCTACATTGCCCCTCCAAAGACAGACGCCTTGAATCCTTTCACCGTTGAAGATAGCAAGTTGTTTGAAATTCTCCAAACAACTGACTTATCTGTCAAAAACTTGCAGCAAGCCTTTCAAGGTCTAGGTCGTGATACGGCAAAAGCATTATCCGAAAAACTCACTAACGCTGACCAGAAACTTAAGACCTTCCGTACCTTTTTTGCTCAAGAATGTCAGCCAAACTTAACCCAAAAATCATTCTCAGCGGTAGCTTTTTCCGATTCGAGCCAATTTTTTGATAGTTTATCAGAATTGATGGACCACTTCTACCAAGAAAAGGCAGAACAAGATCGTATCAGCCAGCAAGCCAGCGATTTAATCCATCGCGTACAAAATGAATTGGAAAAAAATCGTAAAAAACTCGTTAAACAAGAAGCTGAATTAGCAGCAACTGAATCTGCGGAAGATTTCCGCCAAAAAGGAGAGCTTCTAACCACTTATATGGCCATGGTTCCTAATGATAAAGATTCGGTGACCCTAGATAATTACTACACAGGTGAACCCATTACCATCGCTCTAGACCTTACCCTAAGTCCTAATCAAAATGCTCAACGATATTTTAAAAAATATCAAAAACTCAAGGAGGCTGTAAAACACCTCAAAGGTTTGATTGAAGAGACCAAACAAAGTATTGCTTATTTTGAAAGTGTCGATGTCAATCTATCTCAGGCGACCATGGATGACATTGGTGATATTCGTGAAGAGTTGATTGAGTTTGGTTTTATGAGACGTCGTTCTACTGACAAACGTCATAAGCGTAAAAAACCCGAGCAATACCTGGCTTCTGATGGACAAACCATCATTATGGTTGGTCGAAATAATCTCCAAAATGAAGAATTGACCTTTAAAATGGCTAAAAAAGGGGAACTGTGGTTCCACGCTAAAGACATTCCAGGTAGTCATGTTTTAATTAAGGATAACCTTGACCCAAGTGATGATGTCAAAACAGATGCTGCTGAGTTAGCCGCTTATTATTCCAAGGCTCGTTTGTCTAATTTAGTACAGGTAGACATGATTGAAGCCAAAAAATTGCATAAACCAACAGCTGCCAAACCAGGATTTGTAACCTATACCGGACAAAAAACACTTAGGGTAACCCCAACTGAAGAGAAAATCCAAAGCATGAAAATGCCGAGACAATCGTAA